The following proteins are co-located in the Bradyrhizobium sp. AZCC 2176 genome:
- a CDS encoding SRPBCC family protein codes for MPANASQNETPLSTWALDREIVLSRVINAPRELVFSAWVDPRHLPQWFGPAGFRVETKSMDIRVNGEWRFDMIAPDGKRYTNRMQFRRIERPHLIEIDHGADKDNDPGIFRTTITLDEQSDGKTVITLRQLHPTKAQRDAGIGFGAVEFGYQTLDKLAQHVERSDAT; via the coding sequence ATGCCCGCAAACGCAAGTCAAAATGAAACGCCCCTGTCCACTTGGGCGCTCGATCGAGAGATCGTCCTCTCGCGCGTGATCAACGCGCCACGAGAGTTGGTTTTCTCCGCCTGGGTTGATCCGCGCCATCTCCCCCAATGGTTTGGTCCGGCCGGTTTTAGGGTCGAGACAAAGTCAATGGATATTCGCGTCAACGGCGAATGGCGGTTCGATATGATCGCTCCCGACGGTAAGCGATATACGAATCGGATGCAATTCCGGCGCATCGAGAGGCCGCACCTGATCGAGATCGATCATGGCGCCGACAAGGACAACGATCCTGGCATATTCCGCACCACCATCACGCTGGATGAGCAGAGCGACGGCAAGACCGTCATCACTTTGCGGCAGTTGCACCCGACGAAGGCTCAGCGCGACGCGGGGATCGGATTCGGCGCGGTCGAATTCGGTTATCAGACCCTCGATAAACTGGCGCAGCACGTCGAACGCAGTGACGCTACTTAA
- a CDS encoding ArsR/SmtB family transcription factor, which translates to MAKQSKQLDHVFGALSDATRRAIVMRLCDGEASVGELAKPFKMALPSLMKHIRILESSGLVASEKTGRVRMCSLQTEALATVEVWLAAQREIWEQRLDRLEMYVEKLKKKEKSNARKRKSK; encoded by the coding sequence ATGGCTAAGCAATCAAAGCAACTCGACCACGTTTTCGGGGCCCTGTCCGACGCGACCCGTCGTGCGATCGTCATGCGATTATGTGATGGCGAGGCATCCGTCGGAGAGCTGGCGAAGCCGTTCAAAATGGCGCTGCCGAGCCTGATGAAACACATCCGCATTCTAGAGAGCAGCGGCCTCGTTGCGTCCGAGAAGACCGGTCGCGTCAGGATGTGCTCATTGCAGACGGAAGCTCTCGCAACCGTCGAGGTTTGGTTGGCGGCCCAAAGGGAGATCTGGGAGCAACGACTGGATCGACTGGAAATGTACGTTGAGAAACTGAAGAAAAAGGAAAAGTCGAATGCCCGCAAACGCAAGTCAAAATGA
- the uxuA gene encoding mannonate dehydratase: protein MLQGWRWYGPNDPVSLDDIRQAGATDVVTALHQLPIGEAWTRAAVEERKNLIENGQPGRSPLTWSVVESIPIPDDVKRLGGGATRSIEAWIASLEAVASAGIKIICYNFMPVVDWCRTDLEWELPNGAKAMRFDQERFAAFDLHILQRPEAPAEYSEAARRRAKEVYSGMTQADIDVLVTNIASALPGSTTDPLTIPQFRDRLQQYRGINSVVLRKHLSEFLARVTPVAESLGVTLTLHPDDPPRPLFGLPRIASSAEDYQALFDAVPSKANGICFCTGSLGVRAENDLPAMAKRFAPRIGFAHLRATKREGDGLSFFESDHLDGDVDMIAVLKVLLTENRKRSPEKQIVFRPDHGHRMLDDLAETKRTNPGYTAIGRLRGLAELRGAIRAIEHAG, encoded by the coding sequence ATGCTGCAGGGATGGCGGTGGTACGGGCCCAATGATCCCGTGTCGCTCGACGATATCCGTCAGGCCGGCGCAACCGACGTGGTGACGGCGCTGCATCAACTGCCGATCGGCGAGGCCTGGACGCGCGCAGCCGTCGAGGAGCGCAAGAACCTGATCGAGAACGGCCAGCCCGGCCGTTCGCCGCTGACCTGGTCGGTGGTGGAATCGATTCCAATCCCCGACGACGTCAAGCGGCTCGGGGGTGGCGCTACCCGGTCGATCGAGGCCTGGATCGCGAGCCTGGAGGCGGTAGCTTCCGCCGGCATCAAGATCATCTGCTACAACTTCATGCCGGTCGTGGACTGGTGCCGCACCGATCTCGAATGGGAACTGCCGAACGGCGCCAAGGCGATGCGCTTCGACCAGGAGCGGTTCGCGGCGTTCGATCTGCATATCCTGCAGCGCCCCGAGGCGCCGGCCGAATATTCCGAGGCCGCGCGGCGTCGCGCCAAGGAGGTCTATTCAGGGATGACGCAGGCCGATATCGATGTCCTCGTCACCAACATTGCCAGCGCGCTGCCGGGCTCCACCACTGATCCGCTGACCATTCCGCAGTTCCGTGACCGGCTGCAGCAATATCGCGGGATTAACTCCGTCGTGTTGCGGAAACACCTCAGCGAATTCCTCGCGCGTGTGACGCCGGTTGCCGAATCCCTCGGCGTGACGCTGACGCTGCATCCGGACGATCCGCCGCGCCCGCTGTTCGGCCTGCCGCGCATTGCATCCTCGGCGGAAGACTATCAGGCGCTGTTCGATGCGGTGCCCTCGAAGGCGAACGGCATCTGCTTCTGCACCGGCTCGCTCGGCGTGCGCGCGGAGAACGATCTGCCCGCAATGGCCAAGCGCTTCGCGCCGCGGATCGGTTTTGCCCATCTGCGCGCAACCAAGCGCGAAGGCGATGGCTTGTCGTTCTTCGAGTCCGATCATCTCGACGGTGACGTCGATATGATCGCGGTGCTCAAGGTGTTGCTTACCGAAAACCGCAAGCGTTCGCCGGAAAAGCAGATCGTGTTCCGGCCCGATCACGGCCATCGCATGCTCGACGATCTCGCGGAAACCAAGCGGACCAATCCCGGCTATACCGCGATCGGCCGGTTGCGCGGGCTCGCCGAACTGCGCGGCGCCATCCGCGCCATCGAACACGCCGGCTAG